The Mycteria americana isolate JAX WOST 10 ecotype Jacksonville Zoo and Gardens chromosome 18, USCA_MyAme_1.0, whole genome shotgun sequence genome window below encodes:
- the NPHP4 gene encoding nephrocystin-4 isoform X7: MEKSHLQYALKPHQPLETIFHLLPENLLMSGLQTVPGLLPGHGDTGDCLQKPRLMKPVTCYLERLSVRLYPSLEEFEEELLDLLNSDRLLKANAAPDGDGVAVRERRLHVGVHNGLRFVQAPQVAVLVPEAEVTRGGCPGVPGSGARGAGQALVLRSRIHLSEMVPHPAFGVCFQLEYVFCASGRAAGKALPGSTHGEAADMRSVRWAVWSPVLGTSEADVVLPLRGGARRGPCQALVYRTPPSSRSSRQGKHVESGTVQFHVSTDSEEHLVTAAEILRKDRDESEKPPTPSLNPPAPLRMAGSPRGPALSVSQLSAPPRRGGQPPARRGRGSRQEGGIAHLEADLGSPDPEPCAGDPLRALPFTPLQVPIAAVGLQAGSSRTLLSRASLARLHAAGFPEILDHNQEPVGISELVDPASFSLRLEEADPLQGNEIILQFLAFGRDARDGAEGTWPRTVFLTFQFYRFPPVTTPRLQLVSTDGGLAAGPAAPAQLLVRVNKDGTLGTGPPGLQLKYMVDPAFLRPGEQRWFLRYLAEHSLQIDVWDGDSLLLVGSAAVKLEPLLRQGRAAVRTHHELEVATTEYEPDVTVMGREALRHGALRPLGVCVAVRGRLYLCLANVGHPCEESPGQPPSLPPSRSRLVPAPDGTSSIPGGSWFSLKAAGGGRVSRARRLAEVDGELAAALRGRRPEARLAPPAAPSEAAAARRRKLRRMALVRQQEDAGGGRTPQLSGWQEQRARHVRDLQIIDAYREHIKGESISRMLSQAITTTRTVRAVLGTAEFFEFALKNPYGVQHTVTIEVDHPELSVILDPREWRHFKELTESVTVVEEEMFHLRDDLKPQVYLRPNETVRIPFKYQTFSADPAVVTAQGPAGLGAGAGAAARSPGKSGAGRTKHIQVSFQVSGGKPIAFLRVKVEPQPHVVDQTFRFYHPELTFLKKSIRLPPWHTLPGAPVGMPGGEPEMFVRCSDPDIICETKNMGPGEPQDIFLKVAGGPSPQIKKFFVAIYTDAWLAAPVQIWQFYLHSLQRLDVGCTAGQLTRLSLLLRGTPAPRRVRAFSSHPQELEMDPDGDFLLPANGIQDLYIGVRPRRAGSRFIYLNLVDVESHQLVSSWLLCLSCRQPLVSKTFEISLPAAGGRGCNKRITYTNPYPSPRLYFLGTSRPDLLQFKEDSFEVAGGEVYTIGLRFAPSRSAGEEEILIHINDHEDKNEETFCVKVLYH; this comes from the exons ATGGAGAAGAGCCACCTGCAGTACGCCCTGAAGCCCCACCAGCCCCTGGAGACGATATTTCACCTCCTTCCCGAAAACCTTCTGATGTCTGGGCTGCAGACCGTTCCCGGCTTGCTGCCGGGGCACGGAGACACGG GTGACTGCTTGCAGAAACCCCGGCTGATGAAGCCGGTTACCTGCTATCTGGAGAGGCTGTCCGTGCGGCTGTACCCTTCCCTGGAGGAATTCGAGGAAGAACTGCTGGACTTACTGAACAGCGATCGCTTACTCAAG GCTAATGCCGCGCCGGACGGCGATGGGGTGGCAGTTCGGGAGCGGCGGCTGCACGTCGGCGTCCACAACGGCCTGCGCTTCGTCCAGGCGCCGCAGGTGGCTGTGCTGGTGCCAGAGGCAGAGGTGACGCGGGGTGGCTGCCCGGGGGTGCCGGGCTCTGGAGCCAG GGGTGCGGGTCAAGCCCTGGTCCTGAGGAGCCGCATCCACCTGAGCGAAATGGTCCCTCACCCGGCGTTTGGGGTCTGCTTCCAGCTGGAGTACGTCTTCTGCGCCTCGGGGAGAGCCGCTGGGAAG gccctgcccggcAGCACCCACGGCGAGGCAGCCGACATGCGCTCGGTGCGCTGGGCCGTCTGGAGCCCCGTCCTGGGCACCAGCGAGGCGGACGTGGTCCTGCCCCTGCGCGGCGGTGCCCGCCGAGGCCCCTGCCAGGCCTTGGTCTACCGGACCCCACCGAGCAGCAGGAGCTCCCGCCAG GGGAAGCACGTGGAGTCTGGGACTGTCCAATTCCATGTTTCCACTGATTCGGAAGAACATCTTGTAACTGCTGCAGAGATCCTACGTAAAGACAGGGACGAGTCGGAGAAGCCTCCTACGCCATCGCTGA ATCCGCCGGCCCCACTGCGAATGGCAGGCTCCCCACGGGGACCGGCG CTGTCGGTGTCCCAGCTgtcggccccgccgcggcgcgggggccAGCCCCCGGCGCGGCGTGGCCGCGGCTCTCGGCAGGAGGGGGGGATCGCTCACCTGGAGGCCGACCTCGGCTCGCCAGACCCGGAGCCCTGCGCCGGCGACCCGCTGCGGGCGCTGCCCTTCACCCCGCTGCAGGTGCCCATCgccgccgtggggctgcaggcaggcag TTCCCGCACGCTGCTCTCCCGTGCCTCCCTGGCGCGCCTGCACGCCGCTGGCTTCCCGGAGATCCTGGACCACAACCAGGAGCCGGTGGGAATCTCGGAGCTGGTGGACCCGGCGAGTTTCAGCCTGCGGCTGGAGGAAGCCGACCCTCTGCAAGGCAACGAAATAATCCTGCAGTTCCTGGCTTTTGGCAG GGATGCCCGGGACGGTGCGGAGGGGACGTGGCCGAGGACCGTCTTTCTCACCTTCCAGTTCTACCGTTTCCCACCGGTCACCACGCCGCGGCTGCAGCTGGTCAGCACGGACGGGGGGCTGGCGGCTGGGCCAGCTGCGCCGGCGCAGCTGCTCGTCCGGGTGAACAAGGACGGGACCCTCGGCACCG GACCACCAGGCTTGCAGCTGAAGTACATGGTGGACCCCGCTTTCCTGCGACCTGGGGAGCAGCGCTGGTTTCTGCGGTACCTGGCTGAGCACAGCCTCCAGATTGACGTCTGGGATGGAGACTCCCTGCTCCTCGTTGGGTCCGCTGCCGTTAAACTGGAG cccctgctgcgcCAGGGCCGGGCGGCCGTCAGGACCCACCATGAGCTGGAGGTGGCCACGACCGAGTACGAGCCGGACGTGACGGTGATGGGCCGGGAGGCGCTGCGGCACGGCGCCTTGCGGCCCCTCGGCGTCTGCGTGGCGGTGAGGGGCCGCCTCTACCTCTGCCTGGCCAACGTCG GCCACCCATGCGAGGAGAGCCCAGGGCAGCCGCCGTCCCTGCCGCCGTCCCGCTCCCGCCTCGTGCCCGCACCGGACGGCACCAGCAGCATCCCGGGTGGCAGCTGGTTCTCCCTGAAAGCCGCCGGCG GTGGGCGGGTGTCGCGGGCACGGAGGCTGGCGGAGGTGGACGGCGAGCTGGCGGCCGCGCTGCGCGGCCGCCGGCCAGAGGCGAGGCtggcccccccggctgcccccagcGAGGCCGCGGCTGCCCGCCGGCGCAAGCTGCGGCGCATGGCGCTGGTGCGGCAGCAGGAGGATGCCGGCGGCGGGAGGACGCCCCAGCTCTCG ggctggcaggagcagcgtGCCCGGCACGTGCGGGACCTGCAGATCATCGACGCCTACCGGGAGCACATCAAGGGCGAGAGCATCTCCCGGATGCTCAGCCAGGCCATCACCACCACCCGCACCGTGCGTGCCGTGCTGGGGACGGCCGAGTTCTTCGAGTTTGCCCTGAAGAACCCCTACGGCGTCCAGCACACCGTGACCATCGAGGTTGACCACCCCGAGCTCAG CGTCATACTGGACCCGAGGGAGTGGCGTCACTTCAAGGAGCTGACTGAGAGCGTTAcggtggtggaggaggagatgTTCCACCTCCGTGACGACCTCAAGCCTCAGGTCTACCTGCGCCCCAACGAGACCGTCCGCATCCCCTTCAAATACCAGACCTTCTCCGCAGACCCCGCCGTCGTCACGGCGCAG GGGCCGGCAGGGCTGGGCGCCGGCGCTGGtgcggccgcccgctccccggggaAGAGCGGGGCTGGGCGGACAAAGCACATCCAG GTCTCCTTCCAGGTGAGCGGGGGGAAGCCCATCGCCTTTTTGCGGGTGAAGGTGGAGCCGCAGCCCCACGTGGTGGACCAGACCTTCCGCTTCTACCACCCGGAGCTCACCTTCCTGAAGAAGAGCATTCGGCTGCCCCCCTGGCACACCCTCCCCG GTGCGCCAgtggggatgccggggggggAGCCCGAGATGTTTGTTCGCTGCAGCGACCCTGACATCATTTGCGAAACCAAAAATATG GGGCCTGGGGAGCCGCAGGACATCTTCTTAAAGGTAGCCGGAGGACCAAGCCCACAGATCAAGAAGTTCTTTGTTGCTATTTATAC GGACGCCTGGCTGGCGGCGCCCGTCCAGATCTGGCAGTTCTACCTGCACTCGCTGCAGCGCCTGGACGTCGGCTGCACGGCCGGGCAGCTCACCcgcctctccctgctgctgcggggcaccccggccccgcggagggTGCGGGcattctcctcccacccccaggAGCTGGAG ATGGATCCGGACGGCgacttcctcctccctgccaacGGCATCCAGGACCTGTACATCGGCGTGCGGCCTCGCCGGGCTGGCAGCAGGTTCATCTACCTCAACCTGGTGGACGTGGAGTCCCACCAGCTGGTGtcctcctggctgctctgcctgtcctgcaggcagcccctcgTCTCCAAG
- the NPHP4 gene encoding nephrocystin-4 isoform X2, whose protein sequence is MSVGLCAYVHIRTWASVSTRAPVYMALSYGGAAAGGAGAPSPGVGSVGRPAELPAPTGRPARPRAGATGPGARSKASRRVAVCAAPAACAPLPSSSPALAAAGRERRPSGSEMSEWEGVFLRHLALPPHCQRRRARPPGSTAFRCVLKGLEGAALAQGAEYQLRLSLFDATYHHFFGRTWRSGWRAARAAPPHPARAAFNETVYFHTSLNHPGIAAVVEVVVTAGKGDGGTRHLSCGFGLIPLFGSGSEATDPATEDRALKLYHGTPRALLHPRFQDPMEKNKYLTVMEKSHLQYALKPHQPLETIFHLLPENLLMSGLQTVPGLLPGHGDTGDCLQKPRLMKPVTCYLERLSVRLYPSLEEFEEELLDLLNSDRLLKANAAPDGDGVAVRERRLHVGVHNGLRFVQAPQVAVLVPEAEVTRGGCPGVPGSGARGAGQALVLRSRIHLSEMVPHPAFGVCFQLEYVFCASGRAAGKALPGSTHGEAADMRSVRWAVWSPVLGTSEADVVLPLRGGARRGPCQALVYRTPPSSRSSRQGKHVESGTVQFHVSTDSEEHLVTAAEILRKDRDESEKPPTPSLNPPAPLRMAGSPRGPALSVSQLSAPPRRGGQPPARRGRGSRQEGGIAHLEADLGSPDPEPCAGDPLRALPFTPLQVPIAAVGLQAGSSRTLLSRASLARLHAAGFPEILDHNQEPVGISELVDPASFSLRLEEADPLQGNEIILQFLAFGRDARDGAEGTWPRTVFLTFQFYRFPPVTTPRLQLVSTDGGLAAGPAAPAQLLVRVNKDGTLGTGPPGLQLKYMVDPAFLRPGEQRWFLRYLAEHSLQIDVWDGDSLLLVGSAAVKLEPLLRQGRAAVRTHHELEVATTEYEPDVTVMGREALRHGALRPLGVCVAVRGRLYLCLANVGHPCEESPGQPPSLPPSRSRLVPAPDGTSSIPGGSWFSLKAAGGGRVSRARRLAEVDGELAAALRGRRPEARLAPPAAPSEAAAARRRKLRRMALVRQQEDAGGGRTPQLSGWQEQRARHVRDLQIIDAYREHIKGESISRMLSQAITTTRTVRAVLGTAEFFEFALKNPYGVQHTVTIEVDHPELSVILDPREWRHFKELTESVTVVEEEMFHLRDDLKPQVYLRPNETVRIPFKYQTFSADPAVVTAQVSFQVSGGKPIAFLRVKVEPQPHVVDQTFRFYHPELTFLKKSIRLPPWHTLPGAPVGMPGGEPEMFVRCSDPDIICETKNMGPGEPQDIFLKVAGGPSPQIKKFFVAIYTDAWLAAPVQIWQFYLHSLQRLDVGCTAGQLTRLSLLLRGTPAPRRVRAFSSHPQELEMDPDGDFLLPANGIQDLYIGVRPRRAGSRFIYLNLVDVESHQLVSSWLLCLSCRQPLVSKTFEISLPAAGGRGCNKRITYTNPYPSPRLYFLGTSRPDLLQFKEDSFEVAGGEVYTIGLRFAPSRSAGEEEILIHINDHEDKNEETFCVKVLYH, encoded by the exons ATGTCTGTGGGTCTCTGTGCATACGTGCACATACGTACGTGGGCCTCTGTAAGCACACGTGCGCCTGTGTATATGGCCTTGTCGTATGGGGGAGCGGCGGCCGGTGGGGCCGGCGCACCGTCCCCTGGGGTGGGCTCGGTGGGACGCCCTGCTGAGCTGCCCGCTCCCACGGGAAGGCCGGCGCGTCCCCGTGCGGGTGCCACAGGGCCCGGGGCCCGTTCGAAGGCGTCCCGTCGGGTCGCCGTGTGCGCGGCTCCCGCAGCGTGCGCTCCCCTCCCGTCTTCCAGCCCAGCGctcgccgccgccgggagggagAGGCGACCCTCGGGGAGCGAGATGAGCGAGTGGGAGGGGGTGTTCCTGCGGCACCTCGCCCTTCCTCCGCACTGCCAGCGCAGACGGGCTCGCCCGCCGGGCTCCACGGCTTTCCGCTGCGTCCTGAAGGGCCTGGAAGGGGCTGCCCTCGCCCAG GGAGCCGAGTACCAGCTGCGCCTCTCCCTTTTCGACGCCACCTACCACCACTTCTTCGGGAGGACGTGGAGGAGCGGCTGGCGagctgcccgcgccgccccgccgcaccCGGCCAGGGCGGCTTTCAACGAG ACTGTTTACTTCCACACCTCCTTGAACCACCCCGGCATCGCTGCTGTCGTGGAAGTGGTGGTGACGGCTGGGAAAGGGGACGGGGGCACTCGGCATCTCTCCTGTGGCTTTGGACTCATCCCCCTCTTCGGCAGCGGGTCGGAGGCGACGGACCCGGCCACCGAGGACAGAGC ACTGAAGCTGTACCACGGGACGCCGCGCGCCTTACTGCACCCGCGCTTCCAGGACCCCATGGAAA agAACAAGTACCTGACCGTGATGGAGAAGAGCCACCTGCAGTACGCCCTGAAGCCCCACCAGCCCCTGGAGACGATATTTCACCTCCTTCCCGAAAACCTTCTGATGTCTGGGCTGCAGACCGTTCCCGGCTTGCTGCCGGGGCACGGAGACACGG GTGACTGCTTGCAGAAACCCCGGCTGATGAAGCCGGTTACCTGCTATCTGGAGAGGCTGTCCGTGCGGCTGTACCCTTCCCTGGAGGAATTCGAGGAAGAACTGCTGGACTTACTGAACAGCGATCGCTTACTCAAG GCTAATGCCGCGCCGGACGGCGATGGGGTGGCAGTTCGGGAGCGGCGGCTGCACGTCGGCGTCCACAACGGCCTGCGCTTCGTCCAGGCGCCGCAGGTGGCTGTGCTGGTGCCAGAGGCAGAGGTGACGCGGGGTGGCTGCCCGGGGGTGCCGGGCTCTGGAGCCAG GGGTGCGGGTCAAGCCCTGGTCCTGAGGAGCCGCATCCACCTGAGCGAAATGGTCCCTCACCCGGCGTTTGGGGTCTGCTTCCAGCTGGAGTACGTCTTCTGCGCCTCGGGGAGAGCCGCTGGGAAG gccctgcccggcAGCACCCACGGCGAGGCAGCCGACATGCGCTCGGTGCGCTGGGCCGTCTGGAGCCCCGTCCTGGGCACCAGCGAGGCGGACGTGGTCCTGCCCCTGCGCGGCGGTGCCCGCCGAGGCCCCTGCCAGGCCTTGGTCTACCGGACCCCACCGAGCAGCAGGAGCTCCCGCCAG GGGAAGCACGTGGAGTCTGGGACTGTCCAATTCCATGTTTCCACTGATTCGGAAGAACATCTTGTAACTGCTGCAGAGATCCTACGTAAAGACAGGGACGAGTCGGAGAAGCCTCCTACGCCATCGCTGA ATCCGCCGGCCCCACTGCGAATGGCAGGCTCCCCACGGGGACCGGCG CTGTCGGTGTCCCAGCTgtcggccccgccgcggcgcgggggccAGCCCCCGGCGCGGCGTGGCCGCGGCTCTCGGCAGGAGGGGGGGATCGCTCACCTGGAGGCCGACCTCGGCTCGCCAGACCCGGAGCCCTGCGCCGGCGACCCGCTGCGGGCGCTGCCCTTCACCCCGCTGCAGGTGCCCATCgccgccgtggggctgcaggcaggcag TTCCCGCACGCTGCTCTCCCGTGCCTCCCTGGCGCGCCTGCACGCCGCTGGCTTCCCGGAGATCCTGGACCACAACCAGGAGCCGGTGGGAATCTCGGAGCTGGTGGACCCGGCGAGTTTCAGCCTGCGGCTGGAGGAAGCCGACCCTCTGCAAGGCAACGAAATAATCCTGCAGTTCCTGGCTTTTGGCAG GGATGCCCGGGACGGTGCGGAGGGGACGTGGCCGAGGACCGTCTTTCTCACCTTCCAGTTCTACCGTTTCCCACCGGTCACCACGCCGCGGCTGCAGCTGGTCAGCACGGACGGGGGGCTGGCGGCTGGGCCAGCTGCGCCGGCGCAGCTGCTCGTCCGGGTGAACAAGGACGGGACCCTCGGCACCG GACCACCAGGCTTGCAGCTGAAGTACATGGTGGACCCCGCTTTCCTGCGACCTGGGGAGCAGCGCTGGTTTCTGCGGTACCTGGCTGAGCACAGCCTCCAGATTGACGTCTGGGATGGAGACTCCCTGCTCCTCGTTGGGTCCGCTGCCGTTAAACTGGAG cccctgctgcgcCAGGGCCGGGCGGCCGTCAGGACCCACCATGAGCTGGAGGTGGCCACGACCGAGTACGAGCCGGACGTGACGGTGATGGGCCGGGAGGCGCTGCGGCACGGCGCCTTGCGGCCCCTCGGCGTCTGCGTGGCGGTGAGGGGCCGCCTCTACCTCTGCCTGGCCAACGTCG GCCACCCATGCGAGGAGAGCCCAGGGCAGCCGCCGTCCCTGCCGCCGTCCCGCTCCCGCCTCGTGCCCGCACCGGACGGCACCAGCAGCATCCCGGGTGGCAGCTGGTTCTCCCTGAAAGCCGCCGGCG GTGGGCGGGTGTCGCGGGCACGGAGGCTGGCGGAGGTGGACGGCGAGCTGGCGGCCGCGCTGCGCGGCCGCCGGCCAGAGGCGAGGCtggcccccccggctgcccccagcGAGGCCGCGGCTGCCCGCCGGCGCAAGCTGCGGCGCATGGCGCTGGTGCGGCAGCAGGAGGATGCCGGCGGCGGGAGGACGCCCCAGCTCTCG ggctggcaggagcagcgtGCCCGGCACGTGCGGGACCTGCAGATCATCGACGCCTACCGGGAGCACATCAAGGGCGAGAGCATCTCCCGGATGCTCAGCCAGGCCATCACCACCACCCGCACCGTGCGTGCCGTGCTGGGGACGGCCGAGTTCTTCGAGTTTGCCCTGAAGAACCCCTACGGCGTCCAGCACACCGTGACCATCGAGGTTGACCACCCCGAGCTCAG CGTCATACTGGACCCGAGGGAGTGGCGTCACTTCAAGGAGCTGACTGAGAGCGTTAcggtggtggaggaggagatgTTCCACCTCCGTGACGACCTCAAGCCTCAGGTCTACCTGCGCCCCAACGAGACCGTCCGCATCCCCTTCAAATACCAGACCTTCTCCGCAGACCCCGCCGTCGTCACGGCGCAG GTCTCCTTCCAGGTGAGCGGGGGGAAGCCCATCGCCTTTTTGCGGGTGAAGGTGGAGCCGCAGCCCCACGTGGTGGACCAGACCTTCCGCTTCTACCACCCGGAGCTCACCTTCCTGAAGAAGAGCATTCGGCTGCCCCCCTGGCACACCCTCCCCG GTGCGCCAgtggggatgccggggggggAGCCCGAGATGTTTGTTCGCTGCAGCGACCCTGACATCATTTGCGAAACCAAAAATATG GGGCCTGGGGAGCCGCAGGACATCTTCTTAAAGGTAGCCGGAGGACCAAGCCCACAGATCAAGAAGTTCTTTGTTGCTATTTATAC GGACGCCTGGCTGGCGGCGCCCGTCCAGATCTGGCAGTTCTACCTGCACTCGCTGCAGCGCCTGGACGTCGGCTGCACGGCCGGGCAGCTCACCcgcctctccctgctgctgcggggcaccccggccccgcggagggTGCGGGcattctcctcccacccccaggAGCTGGAG ATGGATCCGGACGGCgacttcctcctccctgccaacGGCATCCAGGACCTGTACATCGGCGTGCGGCCTCGCCGGGCTGGCAGCAGGTTCATCTACCTCAACCTGGTGGACGTGGAGTCCCACCAGCTGGTGtcctcctggctgctctgcctgtcctgcaggcagcccctcgTCTCCAAG